The following are encoded in a window of Kogia breviceps isolate mKogBre1 chromosome 10, mKogBre1 haplotype 1, whole genome shotgun sequence genomic DNA:
- the GNL1 gene encoding guanine nucleotide-binding protein-like 1: MPRKKPFSVKQKKKQLQDKRERKRGLQDGLRSSSNSRSGSRERREEQTDTSDGESVTHHIRRLNQQPSQGLGPRGYDPNRYRLHFERDSREEVERRKRAAREQVLQPVSAELLVLDIWEVYQPGSVLDFPRRPPWSYEMSKEQLMSQEERSFQEYLGKVHGAYTSEKLSYFEHNLETWRQLWRVLEMSDIVLLITDIRHPVVNFPPALYEYVTGELGLALVLVLNKVDLAPPALVVAWKHYFHQHYPQLHIVLFTSFPRDPRTPQDPSSVLKKSRRRGRGWTRALGPEQLLRACEAITAGKVDLSSWREKIARDVAGATWGNGSGEEEEEEDGPAVLVEQQTDSAMEPTGPTRERYKDGVVTIGCVGFPNVGKSSLINGLVGRKVVSVSRTPGHTRYFQTYFLTPSVKLCDCPGLIFPSLLPRQLQVLAGVYPIAQIQEPYTAVGYLASRIPVQALLHLRHPEAEDPSAEHPWCAWDICEAWAEKRGYKTAKAARNDVYRAANSLLRLALDGRLSLCFQPPGYSEQKGTWESHPETMELVVLQGRVGPAGDEEEEEEEEEEELSSSCEEEGEEDRDADEEGEGDEDTPTSAPGSSLAARNPYALLGEDEC; the protein is encoded by the exons GGCTTCAAGATGGGCTGCGATCCAGTTCCAACAGCCGCAGCGGGAGCCGGGAGCGGCGGGAGGAGCAGACCGACACCTCGGACGGGGAGTCTGTGACCCATCACATCCGCAGGCTCAACCAGCAGCCTTCCCAGGGGCTGGGCCCACGAGGCTATGACCCAAATCG ATACCGGCTGCATTTTGAACGGGACAGCCgggaggaggtggagaggagaaagagagcagCCCGGGAGCAAGTGCTACAGCCCGTCAGTGCTGAGCTGCTGGTGCTGGACATCTGGGAGGTCTATCAGCCCGGCTCCG TCCTGGACTTTCCCCGACGTCCTCCTTGGAGCTATGAGATGTCCAAGGAGCAACTGATGAGCCAGGAGGAACGGAGCTTCCAGGAGTATCTTGGGAAGGTTCATGGGGCTTACACCTCTGAGAAACTCAGCTACTTTGAGCACAATCTGGAG ACGTGGAGGCAGCTGTGGCGAGTATTAGAGATGTCTGACATTGTTCTGCTAATTACTGATATCCGACATCCA GTTGTGAATTTCCCACCAGCACTTTATGAGTACGTGACTGGAGAGCTAGGGCTGGCCCTGGTGCTGGTCCTGAACAAGGTAGATCTGGCCCCGCCGGCTCTCGTGGTTGCCTGGAAGCATTATTTCCATCAACACTATCCCCAGCTCCACATTGTTCTTTTCACCTCTTTTCCTCGGGATCCCCGCACCCCACAGGACCCTAGCAGTG TTTTGAAGAAGAGTCGGAGGCGGGGGAGAGGATGGACTCGGGCTCTGGGGCCGGAGCAGCTGCTGAGAGCCTGTGAAGCTATCACTGCGGGGAAAG TGGACCTGAGCAGCTGGCGGGAGAAGATTGCCCGGGATGTGGCCGGAGCCACCTGGGGTAATGGCtccggggaggaggaggaagaggaggacggGCCGGCCGTCCTGGTGGAGCAGCAGACTGACTCAGCGATGGAGCCAACAGGCCCCACACGGGAGCGCTACAAGGACGGGGTGGTGACCATCGGCTGTGTGG GTTTCCCCAATGTGGGCAAGTCCTCACTGATCAACGGGCTGGTGGGGCGGAAGGTCGTGAGTGTCTCCAGAACCCCAGGCCACACCCGATACTTTCAAACCTACTTTCTCACTCCCTCCGTGAAGCTCTGTGACTGTCCAGGCCTCATATTCCCCTCGCTTCTGCCCAGGCAGTTGCAG GTCCTGGCAGGGGTCTACCCCATCGCCCAAATCCAGGAGCCGTACACCGCCGTGGGCTACCTGGCCTCCCGGATCCCTGTGCAGGCCCTGCTCCACCTGCGCCACCCAGAGGCCGAGGACCCCTCCGCAGAACACCCGTGGTGTGCCTGGGACATCTGTGAAG cCTGGGCAGAGAAACGTGGTTACAAGACAGCCAAGGCGGCCCGAAATGATGTGTACAGAGCGGCCAATAGCCTCCTGCGGCTGGCACTGGATGGCCGCCTCAGCCTGTGTTTTCAGCCCCCAGGCTACAGCGAGCAGAAAG GCACCTGGGAGTCCCACCCAGAGACCATGGAGCTGGTGGTTTtgcagggcagggtggggccaGCAGgtgacgaggaggaggaggaggaggaggaggaggaagagctgaGCAGCTCctgtgaggaggagggagaggaggaccgGGATGCggatgaggagggggaaggggatgaGGACACCCCAACCTCAGCTCCAGGGTCCAGCCTGGCCGCCCGGAACCCTTACGCCCTGCTGGGCGAGGACGAGTGCTGA